The Zygotorulaspora mrakii chromosome 3, complete sequence genome includes a region encoding these proteins:
- the GRE3 gene encoding trifunctional aldehyde reductase/xylose reductase/glucose 1-dehydrogenase (NADP(+)) (similar to Saccharomyces cerevisiae GRE3 (YHR104W); ancestral locus Anc_5.409), translated as MSDIVTLNNGMKMPLVGLGCWKIDNDICADQVYNAIKLGYRLFDGAQDYGNEKEVGQGIRRAIDEGVVERQELFVVSKLWNSFHHPANVRKALKRTLDDMGLDYLDLFYIHFPIAFKFVPLEEKYPPGFYTGEEEEKNGTIGLENVTILDTYRALEKLVDEGLIKSIGISNFSGSIIMDLLRGCSIKPVALQIEHHPYLTQEHLIKYVQNEGIQVVAYSSFGPQSFIELGMELAKTTPKLFENPTVEKIAKKYGANVTASQVLLRWATQRDIAVIPKSSKKERLLENLNVNKILTLTQDELDQISSLNKNIRFNDPFTWNDKVMLPIFD; from the coding sequence ATGTCAGACATTGTCACTTTGAACAATGGTATGAAGATGCCTTTGGTAGGGCTAGGCTGCTGGAAAATTGATAACGATATTTGCGCTGATCAAGTGTACAATGCAATCAAGCTAGGGTATAGGCTGTTCGACGGAGCTCAGGATTACGGGAACGAAAAAGAAGTGGGTCAGGGTATCCGCAGAGCGATCGATGAGGGAGTCGTGGAAAGGCAAGAGCTGTTTGTAGTGTCCAAGTTGTGGAACAGCTTCCACCACCCTGCAAACGTGAGAAAGGCGTTGAAAAGGACTCTGGACGATATGGGTTTGGATTATTTGGACTTGTTTTATAtccattttccaattgcCTTCAAATTTGTGCCACTCGAGGAGAAATACCCGCCAGGCTTTTACACCGGTGAAGAGGAGGAGAAAAATGGCACGATCGGCTTGGAAAATGTGACTATTCTGGACACTTACAGGGCTCTGGAGAAACTGGTTGATGAAGGGTTGATCAAGTCAATTGGtatttcgaatttttcaggGTCGATCATTATGGACTTGTTGCGTGGTTGCTCCATTAAGCCAGTTGCCTTACAGATTGAACACCACCCGTATCTAACCCAAGAACATCTGATCAAGTACGTTCAGAATGAGGGCATTCAGGTTGTAGCTTATTCGTCCTTTGGCCCACAGTCTTTCATCGAGCTGGGAATGGAACTAGCGAAGACAACACCCAAACTGTTCGAAAATCCCactgttgaaaaaattgctAAGAAGTATGGGGCAAACGTTACAGCTTCTCAGGTATTGTTGAGATGGGCAACACAAAGAGACATTGCAGTTATTCCCAAATCCtcaaaaaaggaaaggTTGTTGGAGAATTTAAACGTCAATAAAATATTGACTTTGACGCAGGATGAACTGGACCAAATTTCAAGTCTAAACAAGAACATTAGGTTCAATGACCCATTTACTTGGAACGACAAAGTTATGCTCCCTATCTTTGACTAG
- the YPT35 gene encoding Ypt35p (similar to Saccharomyces cerevisiae YPT35 (YHR105W); ancestral locus Anc_5.410), translated as MNQKISVLTPEPIKLVEDDGVDEATSSENEWKSSFQRVYVSDCTIVNGENGTKFAVWKVTMILQNSQENTACCSSVVTYMRYTDFANFRDVLLQRAPSQHTEIPNLPPKVKWYDAWRHQDVNLNKNWLARRRQGLEFFLNHVMLNRDLFDIAKELILEFMDKKGSEDH; from the coding sequence ATGAATCAGAAAATTAGTGTTTTGACACCAGAACCGATTAAGCTGGTCGAAGATGATGGTGTAGATGAGGCTACGAGCTCGGAAAATGAATGGAAATCTTCCTTTCAAAGGGTCTATGTAAGTGATTGCACCATAGTGAATGGTGAAAACGGTACCAAATTTGCTGTTTGGAAAGTAACTATGATCTTGCAAAATAGCCAGGAAAATACTGCTTGTTGTTCCAGTGTTGTAACGTATATGAGATATAcagattttgcaaatttcaGAGATGTACTTCTGCAAAGAGCGCCATCACAGCACACTGAGATACCAAATTTGCCTCCAAAGGTGAAATGGTACGATGCATGGAGACACCAGGATGTTAATCTGAACAAGAACTGGTTAGCTAGAAGGAGACAGGGCCTCgagttttttttaaatcatGTAATGCTGAATAGAGATTTATTTGACATCGCCAAAGAGTTGATACTAGAGTTTATGGACAAGAAGGGTTCCGAAGATCACTGA